The Nocardioides luti genome contains a region encoding:
- a CDS encoding RDD family protein, with translation MTEPAVVETASWPRRMLALLVDWFASSLVVIVILGPARFFADQSQQPDALPGILTIVVFVVETAVLTALSGGSFGKLATRLRTVRSDGTGRPVGLLVALARSILVAAVVPPLVFRPDGRGLHDLMAGTATVTLDEARGTSRGF, from the coding sequence GTGACCGAGCCTGCTGTGGTGGAGACCGCGTCCTGGCCCCGCCGGATGCTCGCGCTGCTGGTCGACTGGTTCGCCTCGAGCCTGGTGGTCATCGTGATCCTCGGCCCGGCCCGCTTCTTCGCCGACCAGTCCCAGCAGCCCGACGCCCTGCCCGGCATCCTCACGATCGTGGTGTTCGTGGTCGAGACCGCCGTGCTGACGGCGCTCTCCGGCGGCTCCTTCGGCAAGCTCGCCACGCGCCTCCGCACGGTCCGCAGCGACGGCACCGGCCGCCCGGTGGGGCTGCTGGTCGCGCTGGCGCGCAGCATCCTCGTGGCGGCCGTCGTCCCGCCGCTGGTCTTCCGCCCCGACGGGCGCGGGCTGCACGACCTGATGGCCGGGACGGCCACGGTGACGCTCGACGAGGCGCGTGGGACGTCCCGAGGTTTCTGA
- the glnA gene encoding type I glutamate--ammonia ligase: MFQNSEELLKFVKDEGVEMVDVRFCDLPGVMQHFTVPVSSFDQSVFDDGLNFDGSSIRGFQAIHESDMSLFPDPTTAYLDPFRSAKTLVVNFFIHDPLTGEAYSRDPRNIARKAMSYLGSTGVGDTAYFAPEAEFYVFDNVRFETKANAGYYEINSSAGAWNTGDSFENDNRGYKVKYKGGYFPVAPTDHFGELRDEMVIELERAGLQVERAHHEVGTAGQAEINYRFDELLKAADDVMKFKYIIKNTAWRNGKTATFMPKPIFGDNGSGMHVHQSIWNDGEPLFYDETGYGGLSDMARWYIGGILKHAPSLLAFTNPTVNSYHRLVPGFEAPISLVYSQRNRSACVRIPITGSNPKAKRIEFRCPDPSANPYLAFSALLLAGLDGIKNKTEPAAPIDKDIYELPPDEMADIDQVPTSLNAVLDSLEADHEFLTAGNVFTPDLIETWIDYKRTQEILPVQMRPHPHEFELYYDI, translated from the coding sequence ATGTTCCAGAACAGCGAGGAGCTGCTCAAGTTCGTCAAGGACGAGGGCGTCGAGATGGTCGACGTCCGCTTCTGCGACCTGCCCGGAGTCATGCAGCACTTCACGGTCCCGGTGTCGTCGTTCGACCAGTCCGTCTTCGACGACGGCCTCAACTTCGACGGCTCCTCCATCCGTGGCTTCCAGGCGATCCACGAGAGCGACATGTCGCTCTTCCCGGACCCGACCACGGCGTACCTCGACCCCTTCCGCAGCGCGAAGACGCTGGTCGTGAACTTCTTCATCCACGACCCGCTCACCGGTGAGGCCTACTCCCGGGACCCGCGCAACATCGCGCGCAAGGCGATGTCCTACCTCGGCAGCACCGGCGTCGGCGACACGGCGTACTTCGCCCCCGAGGCCGAGTTCTACGTCTTCGACAACGTGCGCTTCGAGACCAAGGCGAACGCCGGCTACTACGAGATCAACTCGTCGGCCGGCGCCTGGAACACCGGTGACTCGTTCGAGAACGACAACCGCGGCTACAAGGTGAAGTACAAGGGCGGCTACTTCCCCGTCGCGCCCACCGACCACTTCGGTGAGCTCCGCGACGAGATGGTCATCGAGCTCGAGCGGGCCGGCCTGCAGGTCGAGCGCGCCCACCACGAGGTCGGCACCGCCGGCCAGGCGGAGATCAACTACCGCTTCGACGAGCTGCTCAAGGCCGCCGACGACGTGATGAAGTTCAAGTACATCATCAAGAACACGGCCTGGCGCAACGGCAAGACCGCGACCTTCATGCCGAAGCCGATCTTCGGCGACAACGGCTCGGGCATGCACGTGCACCAGTCGATCTGGAACGACGGCGAGCCGCTGTTCTACGACGAGACCGGGTACGGCGGCCTGTCGGACATGGCGCGCTGGTACATCGGCGGCATCCTCAAGCACGCGCCGTCGCTGCTGGCCTTCACCAACCCGACGGTGAACTCCTACCACCGCCTGGTCCCCGGCTTCGAGGCTCCGATCTCGCTGGTCTACTCCCAGCGCAACCGCTCGGCCTGCGTCCGGATCCCGATCACCGGCTCGAACCCGAAGGCCAAGCGCATCGAGTTCCGCTGCCCCGACCCGTCGGCCAACCCGTACCTCGCCTTCTCGGCGCTGCTGCTGGCCGGCCTCGACGGCATCAAGAACAAGACGGAGCCCGCGGCCCCGATCGACAAGGACATCTACGAGCTCCCGCCGGACGAGATGGCCGACATCGACCAGGTCCCCACGTCGCTCAACGCCGTCCTCGACTCCCTCGAGGCCGACCACGAGTTCCTGACGGCCGGCAACGTCTTCACGCCCGACCTGATCGAGACCTGGATCGACTACAAGCGCACCCAGGAGATCCTCCCCGTGCAGATGCGCCCGCACCCGCACGAGTTCGAGCTCTACTACGACATCTAA
- a CDS encoding tyrosine-type recombinase/integrase codes for MASVSSGRPADDGSPRYVVNYRDPEGRQRRKTFRRKAEAVAFRNTVEADKLRGTYLDVDAGRISFRTYAEEWLASRTFSPLTYEATELRLRLHVFPTLGHLELRQIKPSTIQKLLRSMEMAETYRRVIFSNVSAIFSAAVDDDMIAKNPCKASSVTRPATSRRKVVPWPSEWVSSMHDALPPQYGIAVTLGSGLGLRQGEVFGLAVEDVDFLRGVVEVRRQVKVFGGNRLVFGLPKGDKTRTVPLPESVGTELSSHLAAYPRRSVTLPWGAPEVERKSSAGLILTTRERSALNRNYFNTRLWKPAQARVGIEQVRDNGMHALRHWYASVLLDAGESIRAVSEYLGHSDPGFTLRTYTHLMPSSSERTRAAIDQAFAEVQDEKPTAVNGDGITELGAP; via the coding sequence ATGGCCAGCGTTAGCTCTGGCAGGCCAGCCGACGACGGCAGCCCTCGTTACGTCGTCAACTACCGAGATCCCGAGGGGCGGCAACGCCGCAAGACCTTCCGACGCAAAGCCGAGGCGGTCGCGTTTCGCAACACAGTCGAGGCGGACAAACTCCGTGGAACCTATCTTGATGTCGACGCGGGCAGGATCTCGTTTCGGACGTATGCCGAGGAGTGGCTGGCAAGCCGGACGTTCAGTCCGCTGACCTACGAGGCGACCGAGCTGCGACTCAGGCTCCACGTGTTCCCGACCCTCGGACACCTCGAACTTCGCCAGATCAAGCCGTCGACGATCCAGAAACTTCTCCGGTCGATGGAGATGGCCGAAACCTATCGACGCGTCATTTTCTCAAACGTGTCCGCCATCTTCTCTGCTGCAGTCGATGACGACATGATCGCCAAGAATCCCTGCAAGGCGAGTTCAGTGACACGGCCCGCCACGTCGCGACGAAAGGTTGTGCCGTGGCCGTCAGAGTGGGTTTCCTCCATGCACGACGCGCTGCCACCGCAGTACGGGATCGCGGTGACGTTGGGTTCGGGACTTGGACTGCGTCAAGGCGAGGTTTTCGGCCTGGCAGTCGAGGATGTCGATTTCCTTCGTGGAGTTGTCGAGGTGAGGCGTCAGGTCAAGGTCTTCGGTGGCAACCGCCTGGTCTTCGGTCTGCCGAAGGGCGACAAGACCCGGACCGTCCCACTGCCCGAAAGTGTCGGGACGGAACTCAGCAGCCACCTCGCCGCCTACCCGCGGCGCAGTGTCACGCTGCCGTGGGGCGCGCCCGAGGTTGAGAGGAAGTCGAGCGCGGGGCTCATACTGACGACACGCGAACGCTCGGCCCTCAACCGCAACTACTTCAACACGCGCCTCTGGAAGCCCGCGCAGGCGCGCGTGGGCATCGAGCAGGTGCGGGATAACGGCATGCACGCCCTCCGCCATTGGTACGCATCCGTCTTGCTGGACGCCGGCGAGTCGATCCGCGCGGTTTCTGAATACCTAGGACACAGCGATCCAGGCTTCACCTTGCGGACGTACACGCACCTCATGCCCAGCAGCTCCGAGCGTACGAGGGCCGCCATCGATCAGGCATTCGCGGAAGTGCAGGATGAGAAGCCCACGGCAGTGAATGGCGATGGCATCACCGAACTCGGCGCACCCTGA
- a CDS encoding helix-turn-helix transcriptional regulator — protein MMATNSNVPTAEPGVFGPRRRGNASSRSPRLVDAQELWDIDDVASYLGVTKQTIYSWRTTGYGPAGFRVGKHLRWRAATVINWTVRLEENQ, from the coding sequence ATGATGGCAACAAACTCGAACGTGCCGACTGCGGAACCGGGAGTCTTCGGTCCGCGGCGTCGCGGAAACGCCAGCAGCCGGTCACCCAGGCTGGTCGATGCGCAGGAACTGTGGGACATCGACGATGTCGCGTCTTACCTCGGCGTCACCAAGCAGACCATCTACTCGTGGCGGACGACAGGCTACGGTCCCGCCGGCTTCCGTGTCGGCAAGCACCTGCGCTGGCGAGCAGCAACCGTCATCAATTGGACGGTTCGACTCGAGGAGAATCAGTGA